The following nucleotide sequence is from Mangifera indica cultivar Alphonso chromosome 1, CATAS_Mindica_2.1, whole genome shotgun sequence.
atcattttctgggtcaattcgggcccaagggatcgggataacacatctctctctcctatctcatcccagtgaagaggagaacgacacctcctaccatataatgcctcataaggtgccatctgaatagtcgtctggtagctattattgtaagcaaactccaccaaaggcaacatttctacccacgtggctttatgatctaggcaacaagctctcaacatgtcttccaaaatctgattaaccctctccgtctgaccatctgtctgaggatgataggctgtactaaatgccaaattagtacccaaggatctttggagactcttccagaaagctgatacaaatcttgtatcacgatcagatactatggtcctgggtacaccatgtaatctaataatctccctaacatataatctccccaactgatctgtggtagaagtatctttgatggacaggaaatgagctgacttagtcaatctatcaacaatcacccaaatagcattacatccattctgagctctagggagtccactaatgaagtccatggagatatgctcccatttccattctggaataggtagaggctgaagtaaccctgcaggtctctggtgttcggccttaatttgctgacaagtgagacatctggtaacaaactcacctatatcctttttcatgcctgaccaccaaaaatatctttttaaatcttgatacatctttacacccccagggtgggcagtgtaaagagaactatgagcctctgtaagaattttctgtctcaaatcagttatctggggaacatatactcgatctctgaatttgagaatttcattcgatacttgaaaatttgtctcaagaccctcttgaaccttttgaagtttctgttgacaccattcatcttgtgtctgagcctctcgaatctcatctaggagagtgggttgaatctctaacTTGGCGAGGgccccaatcacaagctcaatctgctctcggtcaatctctctctgaatttctctctggaccgtcaattgtgatatcatcacgtttctactaagggcgtctgcaaccacattagtcttacctggatggtatttaatatcacaatcatagtcttttactagctcgagccatcgcctctgcctcatatttaattccttctgagtgaagaaatatttgaggctcttatgatcagtataaatattaccttttaccccatacaaatagtgtctccaaattttcaaagcaaaaaccaccgctgctaactccaaatcatgagtggggtatcgtgtttcaaattctttcaattgtcttgaggcatatgctatcaccttgcctcgctgcatcaacactgctcctaaaccaccatgtgaggcatccgtgtataaatcatactcaactccttcCTCTGGAAGTGATAACActggagcagtagtcaatcttcttttcaattcttggaagcttgtctcacatgcatctgaccactgaaatggtattgttttctttgtgagggttgtaagaggtctagctaatctggcaaatccttccacaaacctccgataataccctgccaaacctaggaaactacgaacctctttgactgtctttggtctttgccattcaactattgcctcaatcttactgggatccactgatataccctctgctgaaatcacatgccccaaaaaggtaactctatctagccaaaattcacattttgagaatttggcatatagttgtttctctctcaatctctggagggtaaacctcaagtgttgttcatgctcctctcgactgcaagaatatactaagatatcatcaatgaataccacaataaatttatccaggcagtcatgaaataccctattcatcaaatccataaatactgcaggggcatttgtcaatccgaatggcatcactacaaactcaaagtggccatacctcgttcggaaagctgtcttgggtatatccttctctgtcactctcacctagtgataaccagatctcaaatctatcttggagaagaccacggatcccttcaactgatcaaataaatcatcaatcctgggtaacgggtacttgttcttaactgtggccttatttagctctctgtaatcaatgcacattctcatagacccgtctttctttttcacaaataggatgagagctccccaaggagaatggctcggtctgataaaaccatgttctaataactcttgaagctgctttttcaattcttgtaactcggcaggggccattcgatagggtgcttttgaaataggtgctgtgccaggtgccaactctatgctaaactcaacctctcgctcaggagctaatcccggtagctcacttggaaacacatctggaaactcacgtaccactggtgtttcctcaatagttgggcctgactcaaccttgctcactacatgagccaaataccctgtacacccctttttcaacattttattagcttttaacatactgatcattaaactccggatatgaccctcaccgaactcgaattgatctccagagtctaggttaaatctcactttcttctttttacaatcaatctcagctccatatctccccaaaaagtccatccctaaaatcatgtcaaaatcaggcatttcgaacacaatcaggtccactagtaattgtcgaccctgaatcataatactctgtcctagtagcatcatctcactaatgactgaccctcCATCAGGtaactcaatcataatcctctgggctattctgacaggttgcaactttaacctctcaagcaaactcttggctataaaacaatgagtagccccacaatcaattaaaacataaataggagtatcaagatagagaatctgacccgtgactgctgatgggttagcctctgctgggccctgggtgatcgtataaactctagctgtggcccctcctataggctgctgctgctctactctcactggggcagctgtacagaaacgagcaatatgtccaggctgacgacatctgaaacaaattgcctgacctgtcaaacactctcctctatggtgcttcccacatttctggcaagctggtatctcaggtactctttgtttctttccactcttctagttttttttcatgcctctgaattggagaggtcgtttacctttcctgtctcgCTCTAGAGGAGGGTCTCTCTgtactgaagctgaaccactacttactgggggagctggcatggtagaGGGAGGTATAACCTTTTGCCCTGTGGTCAGACCAAACCTCCTTCTAACAAAAACCTCtaccctcaaagctctatcaagggcctctaCATAAGTTCTGGGTGGCTGCGCCCCGGTCATAAcgtctcgagctatctctggatccagcccgtacacaaacttctgcatacgccccatttctgtgctagctatctcaggggcatattgggacaattgattaaactttgtggaatattcttttacagagtctgtcccttgcactagactgataaactcctgggccctgatacaagtaacatcggcgcccctgtactctgcctcgaatcggcgcctaaactctgtccatgtcatttctgagacattgaccgtctccctgactaagttccaccatattcttgcccctgacttgaaaagataagtggcatatctcactctttcttggtcagtcatgtcaaacaaggccatggcactctctactgattccaaccactcttcagctgctaaTGGGTctcttgcaccatcaaatttttgaggttggtgcatactagggaggttaaaaataggatgcaactgagtcctcactggggctgttgtagatgctgaagtaacctctctCATATCATGCCCCTGGATTGGCGGCGTAtgagccgtctcacttccctgtgtaggagcacctttgtgctctctcatcatctctctgaaaatctctcgcacatcatgtgcactgagtgccccctggggtacctgaggggctgctccttcattctggcccctctgagagggatctactggtgtatgactcataggtcctgaaaatgaacacattagtttcataaaactgagcaggtataaatgaaaacttaacttacagtgatcggctgcgagggtggtcagcgtggctgaagggtatttcatttctgtgttactttgattactccattttgttttagaaaacatcttttgggttccaaaatcatgctctgataccaactgtaacatccctccctagaagtactacccaccgaaggaggaatgttacgaattaatattcgttgcgtctattttttttctttttaaaaaatactttacaataaacgcatcattaaaagtgtttagaaagtattccaagaaaactaaaaatctggaagcgaacaaaagatgtatatactcatatgaaaactcatctgaaagcatctgaaaacaaggagtaatcatatgcaactgtaccataatctcaaaagtcaaaagtccataagaacatgctactgtatgcatgtaataaaaaccagagataacctgctccagccggatctacctacgctaacctgaccctgcctcgcagctacctcgatcacctgtacctgcaatcaggaaagaaaagggagtgagtgataagaacactcagtaaggggaaaaattaagtaaactatccttttttcctgttctaactcacttttgggactcaacctcacatcctaacctctataagagattgaggggataatttagttcactctttactatttgggtcatactttgtcccatctggtgtctatttaatactttctggaagctaactatagggatttggcacttttctaagctcaagctctttttctttcactacactatttctgaatctgaattgagctctactgcgagcatgctctactgcgagcggaccctactgggggtctatgtcctactacggacgtgtcctactgcggacgtgccctactgcgggcggtgtagtgtaaagtgccccctcatagtttatagcatacatacgggtcttatattttactaaatttgcttccatttaattttattcataactcaccagacattactcttaggacgacccctaaatcttgagtcccaatttctttttcttatttttctttctttttctttccttcttttctttcctttcctttcctttctttcctttcttcttccttttctttctttctttctttctttctttctttcttgcccagaattgcgaaacactgttcacagaacagtcatttaacagggcaaccttctttttcatacaatttaacatcccaaacggtttctaattcatacaagctatatatcgttgaaaagaggattcaaagatctttccaacgacctataatagcactcataattcattcaatcaggcagtcaaaacagcagataaattcagtggcaaaaactgcctcccctgtttttctttagtaaaacagtcctttcggtttatacaatctttaacagtcaaaatgatctctaattcatacaagctatatatcattggaaagaggattcaaagatctttccaacaagatataatagcactcataattcattcaatcaggcagccaaaacatgggacgaactcagttgcaaaaactgtaaatattctgtaactttctgccatgaaccaaaatcacatacatagacatcccaaatggcaaaacaacattcctcaacatcaaaatcaacatatataatatagatctaaggaaccaaaaccctaaaacatatcacatatcaaggaggaaaccccttaccttgctttaagccaaatctcggaaagttggcttcctcctctttgttttgcttcctttatcaccaagatcactttaaatcaataccaaaacactctaacatattcacataacatgcatataaacatagataaaagaagaaggaaggagatctttggttaccaaagcttccaagtgcttccttttcttttcttttcttttcttatcttccaactccctcaaatccttcctttttcttcaagaaagcaaaggaaagtatgaagaatgtggctgctggagctttttacggaagaagatgcaaaatggtggaaaagtcttctctttctctttatctaataagccttatctctttctctttttctcttttccctttttgcccttttttgcatttatatatatatatatttatttatttatgcatatacatatatatatatatatatatatatatatatatataaagcacacccctacatatatatatttaaaataagaaaaatctcaaaacagggtcaaaagacataattgcccctggaatatacctgagggtattacatagGTGTAAGACCAATATGATAAAGATGATTTAATCTAAGTTTTCCTCGTGCTTACTTTTGGGTGCATTTTTTACTTTCTTAAACAAGTAGAACTCAAATAATACCCTAAACATAAGgtgtcaaattttgaattcaaaacaaaaacaaaaaaaaaatctctattgTAAATACATAGCATATTCTAAAATGTAAAATCCGAATCATAAAGCCATGGCAGCTCGGACAAATATATCCAATCTCAAGTCCACATGGCAGCAACCCATTGCATCTCCTAAATTTCGTGGGCCGCTATTCCCTCCACTTTCGACTAATGAATCACTCAGTTTCTAGAGGGAGAGAAAGCTAGAAGCTTTATCAATTCAACAACTTTCTTCTCAATGGCTGGAATTGTTGCTTCTTCACTTCTACTGCCTTCCAGAAGGTAAAAATTgtaactttctttctttcaagatCAATGTTTTCATGTGGAGTTAAAGTTAATTTTGAAGAATGCGGGATTCATAAACTAAGAATTCACAAGCTTTATTATTGTAACTTAATGTCTAACAagtaagtttcaaaaattttgtttctttgtggCTGTAATATAAGCCCGTAAGCAGAAAATGTGTATGATTGAGAGGTGGAGGGGATCAGATTGTTTTGAGTTTATGATACTGAGTTTTTGTGAATTGTTTATGCTGTCTGATTCTATTGAGTTTTAAGCCTCTCTTATGTGCAGCGTCAGTGTGTATTTTGTTGGCATTTTATATGAGTCTTTACTGTTTTCCATTGAAATTGACCCCCACATTTATTTGCTGAGAAAATTTGTGTTCTACAGTATTAGTGTTCATCAAGGGTAAAGGGGATTATTTTGTTCTGAGAATTGGATATGCTATTTGGTCATTGTCTTAAATTGAGCCAAAGTGTATGAACTTTGAGTGGCTTTCAATTTGGTTTCTAATAAATTATGTGCAGCTTCAATGTGTATTCCATTGTAATTGAACTTGACCCTCCATTTATTTGGTGAGAAAATGGTAAAAACTACAATGGACTTTTATTGGGTCcctacaaatgaaaatccaagATGTTATTTTTCCCCTCAAAGGGTGTGTCTTTTACATGTTCTATTTGTAAGAGTTAATGAAAAAAGCCATTTAGGAATTTTAGAGGTTAAAAAAACTTCAAGTAGGTAaacttgttatgattttattgtttatgtggAGGATACAGGCAGTCAACTATTGAAACACTAAAGTTGAATACTTGTGAGCATGAAGTAAGGATTAAGAATGTGTCAGTCAATTATTGTAGGAACTAAGTTGAATACCTACTAACATGGGTAAGGAATAAGAATGTGTTTTCAGCAAACTGCGGACAACTTGGTTGGAATTTACGACTCATCCGGGGAGAACTATGTCAGGGAAACAAATTCGTCAGAGAAATTTTAAGTTGAGGGCAGAAGTGAATTATGTGATTGCTGAAGAAGCAAAGAAACTGGTAGAAGAGGGTTATACAGTTGTGGATGTTCGTGACAAATCTCAGTTCGATCGTGCTCATATAAAATCATGTTACCACATGCCTCTTTTTATCGAAAATAAAGACAATGATATTGGTAAAcctttttgctttttttctAGTGCAATGGTTTAACTCCATTTCTATATTGCCAGCTCCTTAAGATGGTCTATATAACCACTGAGAGTGTCACTCAACTGCAATCAGTTTCTGTTTGTGCAGGCACAGTTATAAAAAGGACTGTCCACAACAATTTTTCGGGTTTATTCTTTGGGTTGCCATTTACTAAAGAAAATCCTGAATTTGTGCAATCTCTTAAAAGCCAGTTTTCATCTGAAAGTAAATTGCTGCTTGTATGTCAGGAAGGACTGAGGTTAGTTGTACAAATTCTGCTAGTTGTTAGACCTGATAATGTCTGATTTACTTTAAATGTCTTGATGAGGAACAATCGTTTGTCATCATGTCTACAAGCATGCAATATACTAATCTATAAGTCTGTAAATTGATACATTGAGTTGCAATGTTGAAATACCTGAATTCCATATTTGCACTTCAGACGATATGGGACATCAGAATTTGTTGTGATTCCCAGAAATGTAAATTTACCGATACTGAAATGTTTAGTACAAATACAGTTACCAATGTATAGTACAAGTACAATTACCAATGTATTTATTGATGTGTTTCATAGATGCTTTCTGTTTAATGTTACTTTGCATCTCATCATATTTGCCTGATCTAGAAACCATTGACAGGATTCTGTTTCTTTGTAATGTCAAGGTCTGCCGCTGCAGCAAATAAGTTAGAGCGAGCTGGTTTTCAAAACATAGCATGTATAACATCAGGGCTCCAAGCAGTAAAACCAGGTCAAAAGTCTCAACTCCATTAGCATCTATTTTACACAATGCTGCTTCTTCCCTAAGAAAGGTTTTAAAGCCACTTCTTTCTGCAGGTACATTTGATTCTGTTGGTACCACTGAGCTGCAAAACGCTGGCAAAGCTGGTTTGGTGACAATTCAAGGCAAGATTTCAGCTGTACTTGGAACCGTGCTTATTTGTAAGTCCGATACTTGTTCAAACTTCCACTAAATTATGCTCAAATTCTTTGATTTATCATTTGCCAtactcttattttattaaatttgcaGGTGCATATCTATTCATTACCTTCTTCCCGGACCAAGCCGAGAAGTTGTTTCAGTTAGCCCCTGCAAGCTAGGTCTTAACATCCAAAATTTTGCAGAATCTTTGTCCATGCATAGTGGTTGTAGAGACTGAGAGTTAGAAGTGATAGCAACATGGTTTCCAAATATAGTGGAGCAAAGTttttgaacatttttatttGGCGATGAATTTGTACTTCTATAACCATGAGGTCAATACATCCAAGTGTGCATATggagttttattttatgaacATTAAGAAGGTGTTTGGTTTAGAGTAGTTAAAGATTACtcatgtaatttatctttaattattgtcattatcttgtttagtttatcaattaataaaagattttgataattttctattaacaaTGTtaatgtgatagataatataacgagtaatataattataagtattaaaagattttaaatactTTCGTCttacaattaatataatattttgtttaatagtgactttaataatttaaaaaatgattaaatttatttattaaagtttattCATTTACCGGCAGTTATATATATGTCCttataaaacattaataatCGAAATTGGATCGATAAATCAATAtaccttttttattatatcatcttttttatctttcatttaCCTCTTATGAATGATAAATGTGTGATTAACGTTTAATTCATCATGAATATGTCTTAGAATCTAAGGCATTGTAAAACCCAAAAGatattctcttaaattttttgaaattatgaatttcaTGTCTATGAAATGGAGTTCTCAAATCTGTAGAACAACAATCTCAGTAAGTATGGATATTGACCGATTAATGAACCAAggtttatcttttattctaataaaagaTCATAGTCTacaaatcaaatgtatatttccCTCACGATAGTAACACAAAATCATAAAGTTTACGTTGTCTAATGTAATGCTCATGGAATGCACAAGTGTCTTTATTCTAAAATGcccattttaataatttgaaactcATGGCTGACAACATAAAACTATATTGAAGCAAGGTGTTCAACtccttttttattgttgtgAACATTATTTCAAGGTACCATAAAGTTTTGTATCTCCTGTAGATGATTGTTTCGTACAAGCATAAATTCTATGttatataataagttaaaaaccttaattattgatataaatatatgcgtatgtatgtatatataccCCATTAAAGAGGTTATAATAGTAATATAAATGAAAcacttttatttattcatttaatagTGCGTTATACTTTTAAGAGACCATCAAGTCATAGTTTTTCTAACCCTTGTTTATGTTACCTCTAtggttggattcaaaccgagtcaagtttgagctcatttGAGCTCGAACTTAACTTAGTTTGTATATAGTaaagctcgagttcgagctcatgAAAGTTAAACTCGAATTTAGCTCAAATTCGATTCGACTTGTTTCGAGcttgagtttttaactattgtgttattaaaacgacatcgttttatatcaaaatttttaattagcaAAATTGAGGAGTAGCTCAAGTGAGCTTGTATGAGGTTGActcgagttcaagctcgagtttgaatgagttcaattcgaatccaaccttagttACCTCAATGTGTTCAAGCTTGGTGACTTAATACAACTGATATGccaaatgtttttgttttaacaaaaaaatctaatttaagtcGAACTGTTTTTTAAGAATTGAATCAATCATATCAACTATGTgaaatattaaatctaataattgtTCTCATAACAACTATACTGTGTTACCAATGAATTTCGAATTCATACCTTCATGTTGGATACCTTTCAAATTTACCATTTAAATTATCCCTTGAGATTATTGCTTTGTCATTTTTAAATCCTACACAAAGCAAGCATATATCACGAAAGAAAGTTTGGGAGCAAATGGGCTGGatgttaaaacaataaaaaaaaaaaaaaaaaagtagataGACCCTATTGAGAGATAACAAAAAGAGCCTCTATGGTTTTGAAAAGTATCATATATCCCCTTACCAGGGAGTTTTTTGATACTTTTTAAAATAGGGTATAAATGATAATCTGGGGAGGCATGCAATACTTGTGAAAAATCATAGATGTGTTTAAAACTTTCTAATCTGTTAGAGAGGTGGATGTGTAAACCCTGAAGAAAGAAGGCTTTGGCTGTGATTGGGCTGGATGAGCTGGGCCGAGGCGAGGAGGTGtaaaaaagtaaagataaaaaaagtaaagggggtaaaatgaacGAATGAAGGACAGCAAAGTGATAGGAGAAAGAAGATTGAGATGGCCCACAGAATTGCAagtgttttgttttgtgtttgtatAAGCTGAGTACCTACAAGTcagttacaaaaaataaaactttaggttttttttcatctcaaatctctctgtctctctctggTAAGTTCACTCATCAGATCAATAATCTCTCTTCACTTTATCCCttaattgattttcttataattttaaatgaaatcttGTTATTAATTTGAGAGGTTTTTGTGGTTTAGTTTCAGCCCTTGTTCTGCTCAATCTCATGGCTTCTAATCCTACAAAGGACGCTCCTGCTGGTAGTAATTCCTTTTGCTTCAATTGggtttctttttcatttctggATTAGTCGGTCTGTTCTTGTTTAgggtttttctttattttccttcGTGCTTTCGTTTGTATGATTTATTGATTGGAAGGATGTTGGGTTTAATGGCAGTTCTTATCTATAAAAATGCTTTATTGAAGTTTACGATATGTGggtattttttatatagttttttttttctttttgtttgtttttggattgattgatttgtgaaTACATAAGAATTTTGATTTCTGGGTTAGTAAAAGGTGATTGGGTTTGACAGTagttattgttttcaaaaataCACTATTTAGGTCAAGAGATTTCTTTTGGATTGATTCAATTGTTACATGATagattgtattttttattagtagAAGGTTGTTGGTTTTGACAGTAGTTTTTGGTTTCACAAAATACACAATTTCAGTAGAGAGATTGCTTGGCATTAAAAGGACATgatttgttgtttctttttggATTGACTGATAGTGAATACTTGGAAAATTTGGATTCTTGATGAGTGGAAGGTTGATTGGTTGTTGGTCTGAGAGTAGTTTTGTTTTCAAACAACAAGAGGGATTTTTTTGGCTACTTTAAggaaatataaataagtatctGTCAttcaatgataattttatatttccaaTTGTAGATGAGAAGGTAGGAggttcaacatcaaaatcagaaACATCTGCAGGTTCTATTAGAGAGTCACAGGGAAGAGGAGCTGCACCTTCTGCACCTGGACCTGGATTTCCACCCAATCCTTTTGATTTCTCTGCCATGAGTGGTCTCCTTAATGTACGTTTCTGGGAACTTTGTGCTGAGTATGATTTGGtcttattgttattattaataaaattacaattgtaAAACAATATCTTTGGATGAGTATCATAGCATGAtctttgaaataaatatattacctTTCAACTGTCTTTAATAGTCATGTTTGTTATTTAAGTTCAACTTCTCTTAGTTTGTGGCTTACAATATGTGTCAATTCTGCGTTGCATTCAGGACCCTAGCATTAAGGAACTAGCTGAACAGATATCAAAAGACCCTGCATTCAATCAGATGGCAGAGCAACTTCAGAAAACTTTTCAAGGTGCATCTCCTGATGATGGTATCCCACAGTTTGATACACAGCAGTATTACTCCACCATGCAACAGGTTATGCAGAATCCTCAATTCATGACTATGGCTGAGCGCCTTGGTAATGCATTGATACAGGTATTTTTGGTGTTTTGCCTCATACTAGGCtgtctttcttcttctttttaataGTACCATCATATCAAACATATGaaacttatataaattaaatttacatcTTGTTGATAAAACTATGTTTGGCTTGGTTAGGACCCATCCATGTCAACTATGTTGGAGAGTTTATCAAACCCATCACAAAATGACCAGCTTGAGGAACGAATGGCACGAATAAAGGAAGATCCATCTTTGAAGCCTATTTTAGAAGAGATAGAGAGCGGCGGACCAGCTGCCATGATGAAGTGagtaaataacatgttaaaatgTCATATATGTATTTACAAGCTGCTTGTTCATATATTTCTTCCTTAAAGGTTTGGGATATGTTAGTGCCTTCTTTGTTCCAATACACCTAACCAATTAAAGGAGACTTATGCTTGTCTAGGTACTGGAATGATAAAGATGTACTGCAGAAGTTGGGGGAAGCAATGGGTCTT
It contains:
- the LOC123220858 gene encoding rhodanese-like domain-containing protein 9, chloroplastic isoform X1; translated protein: MAGIVASSLLLPSRSKLRTTWLEFTTHPGRTMSGKQIRQRNFKLRAEVNYVIAEEAKKLVEEGYTVVDVRDKSQFDRAHIKSCYHMPLFIENKDNDIGTVIKRTVHNNFSGLFFGLPFTKENPEFVQSLKSQFSSESKLLLVCQEGLRSAAAANKLERAGFQNIACITSGLQAVKPGTFDSVGTTELQNAGKAGLVTIQGKISAVLGTVLICAYLFITFFPDQAEKLFQLAPAS
- the LOC123220858 gene encoding rhodanese-like domain-containing protein 9, chloroplastic isoform X2 translates to MSGKQIRQRNFKLRAEVNYVIAEEAKKLVEEGYTVVDVRDKSQFDRAHIKSCYHMPLFIENKDNDIGTVIKRTVHNNFSGLFFGLPFTKENPEFVQSLKSQFSSESKLLLVCQEGLRSAAAANKLERAGFQNIACITSGLQAVKPGTFDSVGTTELQNAGKAGLVTIQGKISAVLGTVLICAYLFITFFPDQAEKLFQLAPAS
- the LOC123220874 gene encoding ankyrin repeat domain-containing protein 2A-like → MASNPTKDAPADEKVGGSTSKSETSAGSIRESQGRGAAPSAPGPGFPPNPFDFSAMSGLLNDPSIKELAEQISKDPAFNQMAEQLQKTFQGASPDDGIPQFDTQQYYSTMQQVMQNPQFMTMAERLGNALIQDPSMSTMLESLSNPSQNDQLEERMARIKEDPSLKPILEEIESGGPAAMMKYWNDKDVLQKLGEAMGLPVAGDPATSADNVAQDETEEAGNEDESIVHHTASVGDVEGLKAALASGADKDEEDSEGRTALHFACGYGELKCTQILLEAGANVDALDKNKNTALHYAAGYGRKECVSLLLESGAAVTLQNMDGKTPIDVAKLNSQHEVLKLLEKDAFL